From a region of the Kaistia sp. 32K genome:
- a CDS encoding glycosyltransferase family 4 protein, whose translation MVQHAGTWAFQTAAAPRLTVAVVCSYTVSLVNFRYRLLATMIEGGHQVVAFGPEDDGPTIEALARIGVRFVKIPMARAGLDPWEDLRTLTALYRELRRLSPDLILCYTMKPIIYGLIAARLAGIRRRHALVTGLGYVFGGDESDRRLGHIRRISTWLYRIALHGDGRVFVYNEADADDIRAGRMVQDPRRIVAVPGSGIDLTHFAASEVPGGAPAFLMVARILREKGPVDFVEAARRLRRRYPQVRFQILGPQDPSPLAISRDEIDRWAADGTIEYLGETADVRPYLTSSTVFVLPSYYREGLPRSILEALATGRAVITTDLPGCRDAVDPGENGFLVPPRDPEALAAAMERFIVDPALAATMGRRSLEIARARFDVEAVNRLLLTEMGLVAPTHI comes from the coding sequence ATGGTTCAACATGCCGGCACATGGGCCTTCCAGACCGCCGCCGCGCCGCGCCTGACCGTCGCCGTCGTCTGCAGCTACACGGTATCGCTGGTCAATTTCCGCTACCGGCTGCTGGCGACCATGATCGAAGGTGGCCACCAGGTCGTCGCCTTCGGTCCGGAGGATGATGGCCCGACGATCGAGGCGCTGGCCCGGATCGGCGTGCGCTTTGTCAAAATTCCGATGGCGCGAGCCGGCCTCGACCCCTGGGAAGACCTCAGAACCCTCACCGCGCTCTATCGCGAGCTGCGGCGGCTCTCGCCGGATCTGATCCTCTGCTACACGATGAAGCCGATCATCTACGGCCTGATCGCCGCGCGCCTCGCCGGCATCCGGCGACGGCACGCGCTCGTCACCGGGCTCGGCTACGTCTTCGGCGGCGACGAGAGCGACCGGCGTCTCGGCCATATCCGCCGGATCTCGACCTGGCTGTACCGGATCGCGCTGCACGGCGACGGCCGCGTCTTCGTCTATAACGAGGCCGATGCCGACGACATCAGGGCCGGCCGCATGGTCCAGGATCCCCGGCGCATCGTCGCCGTTCCCGGCTCCGGCATCGACCTGACCCATTTCGCCGCCTCGGAGGTGCCGGGCGGCGCGCCCGCCTTCCTGATGGTCGCGCGCATCCTGCGCGAGAAGGGACCGGTCGACTTCGTCGAGGCGGCACGGCGGCTGCGCCGCCGCTATCCCCAGGTCCGCTTCCAGATCCTCGGACCGCAGGACCCGAGCCCGCTGGCGATCTCGCGCGACGAGATCGATCGCTGGGCGGCGGACGGGACGATCGAATATCTCGGCGAGACCGCGGACGTGCGACCCTACCTCACCTCCAGCACCGTCTTCGTCCTGCCGTCCTATTATCGCGAGGGCCTTCCCCGCAGCATCCTGGAAGCGCTGGCGACGGGACGCGCCGTCATCACCACCGACCTGCCGGGCTGCCGCGACGCCGTCGATCCCGGCGAAAACGGCTTCCTCGTCCCGCCGCGCGACCCCGAAGCCCTCGCGGCGGCGATGGAGCGCTTCATCGTCGATCCGGCGCTGGCCGCCACGATGGGCCGACGCTCGCTGGAGATCGCGCGCGCCCGCTTCGACGTCGAGGCAGTCAACCGCCTTCTCCTCACCGAGATGGGGCTGGTAGCGCCGACGCATATCTGA
- a CDS encoding DegT/DnrJ/EryC1/StrS aminotransferase family protein gives MNRWPQFDEEQIEDVVAVLRSGKVNAWTGSKVGEFEAEYAREIGRRHAIALANGTVALDVALYAIGLEPGDEVIVTPRSFVASAACVPMAGGVPVFADIDPDSQAITAETIAAVLTPKSRAVIVVHLGGWPADMPAILRLAQEHGLTVIEDCAQAHGAEIAGRPVGSFGDIAAFSFCQDKILTTGGEGGLLAMDDERLWERAWSRKDHGKSHATVFQPAPPPGFRWLHESFGSNYRMTEIQAAIGLRQLTRLPGWHAQRTENAAILMQAFADLPGLRTPVPPEDLRHAWYRFYTFVRPERLKPGWNRDRILAAITAEGVACFSGSCPEVYREKAFVDAGFGPAAPLPVAAALGETSLAFLVDPCQDAAAMRRAADVVTEVMRRATDALSATEPNMRHEAAE, from the coding sequence GTGAATCGTTGGCCGCAATTTGACGAAGAGCAGATCGAGGATGTCGTCGCCGTGCTGCGTTCGGGCAAGGTCAATGCCTGGACCGGCAGCAAGGTCGGGGAGTTCGAGGCGGAATATGCCCGGGAGATCGGAAGGCGCCACGCGATCGCGCTGGCGAATGGCACGGTCGCGCTCGATGTCGCGCTCTATGCCATCGGGCTCGAGCCGGGCGACGAGGTGATCGTCACGCCGCGCAGCTTCGTCGCTTCGGCCGCCTGCGTGCCGATGGCGGGCGGCGTTCCGGTGTTCGCCGATATCGATCCGGACAGCCAGGCGATCACGGCCGAGACCATCGCGGCGGTGCTGACGCCGAAGAGCCGCGCCGTGATCGTCGTGCATCTCGGCGGCTGGCCGGCCGACATGCCGGCCATCCTGCGCCTTGCTCAAGAGCATGGCCTCACCGTGATCGAGGATTGCGCCCAGGCGCATGGCGCGGAGATCGCCGGCAGGCCGGTCGGCAGCTTCGGCGACATCGCGGCCTTTTCCTTCTGCCAGGACAAGATCCTCACCACGGGCGGCGAGGGCGGCCTGCTGGCGATGGACGACGAGCGGCTCTGGGAGCGGGCCTGGAGCCGGAAGGACCACGGCAAGAGCCATGCGACGGTCTTCCAGCCGGCGCCGCCGCCGGGCTTCCGCTGGCTGCATGAGAGCTTTGGCTCCAACTACCGGATGACGGAAATCCAGGCGGCGATCGGATTGCGCCAATTGACCCGGTTGCCCGGCTGGCATGCGCAGCGGACCGAGAACGCCGCCATCCTGATGCAGGCCTTCGCCGACCTTCCGGGGCTGCGGACGCCCGTGCCACCCGAGGATCTGCGCCACGCCTGGTATCGCTTCTACACCTTCGTCCGGCCCGAGCGGCTGAAGCCCGGCTGGAATCGTGACCGCATCCTCGCCGCGATCACCGCCGAGGGCGTCGCCTGCTTCTCCGGAAGTTGCCCGGAGGTCTATCGGGAAAAGGCCTTCGTCGATGCAGGCTTCGGCCCGGCTGCGCCGCTTCCCGTGGCGGCGGCGCTCGGCGAGACCAGCCTCGCCTTCCTCGTCGATCCCTGCCAGGACGCGGCGGCGATGCGCCGGGCGGCCGATGTCGTGACGGAGGTGATGCGGCGCGCGACGGATGCGTTATCCGCGACAGAGCCGAACATGCGGCACGAGGCGGCGGAATAG
- a CDS encoding polysaccharide biosynthesis/export family protein — protein MFGCLSIVRFLSVLIAGFIVVGSTVAVLAAEPEVLLAPGDMLRFDILDDEKEPVDLPIAADGTIQAPLLGGVSVAGYTIAAALEHVNAIYAERKIFVQPKIALSVAAYRPVFVIGDVRQPGSYPFQARLTVEKAMGLAGGQITAANGEDPVLARARIHGELEAVENTIIREGLSIARLQAQLNGGDAIRDEDVPESARAYVKGPAADIMREVEMRILDSDRNGFAAQKKILLENIAEAARGQELLVEMADKVAKSVEFSRADLERGQGLQQRGIKTLTDVSNLERQLTAEESRQLQVMSQQSDGRREIGTLKRQLADLEQARHMQALVDLQTHTSALITAIGTRRTAEEQLMLLSAMTAQQMADNKEVILDFTVRRTDAAGNADLRATPATLLQPGDVVIVSIRSTHTNAPLAALQPPAAQPSQ, from the coding sequence ATGTTTGGTTGTCTCTCGATCGTCAGGTTTTTGTCAGTATTAATTGCGGGGTTCATCGTCGTGGGCAGCACGGTGGCCGTGCTCGCCGCCGAGCCGGAGGTTCTCCTGGCGCCGGGGGACATGCTCCGGTTCGATATCCTCGACGATGAAAAGGAGCCGGTCGATCTGCCGATCGCGGCCGACGGGACCATCCAGGCGCCCCTGCTCGGCGGCGTATCCGTGGCCGGCTATACGATCGCCGCGGCGCTCGAGCACGTGAACGCGATCTATGCGGAGCGGAAGATCTTCGTTCAGCCGAAGATCGCCCTGTCGGTCGCCGCCTATCGTCCGGTCTTCGTGATCGGCGATGTCCGCCAGCCCGGATCCTATCCGTTCCAGGCGCGGCTGACCGTCGAGAAGGCGATGGGCCTTGCCGGCGGCCAGATCACGGCCGCCAATGGCGAGGATCCTGTTCTCGCCCGCGCGCGAATTCATGGCGAGCTCGAGGCGGTCGAGAACACCATCATCCGGGAAGGCCTGTCGATCGCGCGATTGCAGGCGCAGCTCAATGGCGGCGACGCGATCCGGGACGAGGACGTTCCGGAATCGGCGCGCGCCTATGTGAAGGGGCCCGCGGCGGACATCATGCGCGAGGTCGAGATGCGGATTCTTGACAGCGACCGAAACGGCTTCGCCGCCCAGAAGAAGATCCTGCTCGAGAATATCGCCGAGGCGGCGCGGGGGCAGGAACTGCTGGTGGAGATGGCGGACAAGGTCGCGAAGTCGGTCGAATTCAGCCGGGCCGACCTGGAGCGCGGGCAGGGCCTGCAACAGCGTGGCATCAAGACCCTGACCGACGTGTCCAACCTGGAACGCCAGCTGACGGCGGAAGAGTCGCGGCAATTGCAGGTCATGAGCCAGCAATCGGACGGGCGGCGCGAGATCGGAACGCTGAAGCGCCAGCTCGCCGACCTCGAGCAGGCCCGGCACATGCAGGCGCTGGTCGACCTGCAGACGCACACCTCCGCCCTGATCACCGCGATCGGCACGCGCCGCACCGCCGAGGAGCAGTTGATGCTTCTCTCCGCCATGACGGCGCAGCAGATGGCGGACAACAAGGAAGTCATCCTGGATTTCACGGTGCGACGGACCGACGCCGCCGGCAATGCCGACCTGCGCGCGACGCCCGCGACGCTGCTGCAGCCGGGCGACGTCGTCATCGTCAGTATCCGCAGCACGCACACCAACGCGCCGCTGGCCGCGCTCCAGCCGCCCGCGGCGCAGCCGTCGCAATAG
- a CDS encoding sugar transferase has translation MLAGMEKELVARDVADPAPASGQRLVALAALLVAALPALVTASLVWAALGRPLLFRQERCGLGQRPIRLVKFRTMQDRRDEAGQLLPDVQRETAVTRWIRRVRLDEIPQLLSIAAGDMSFVGPRPLKPETIAAFGRLGELRCRVRPGLTGWAQVNGNTRLTNAEKLALDIWYVDHRSLRLDLRILVLTVVTILGGERVRPAPLAEAEAHLAIRAAGLDRPFSREPSA, from the coding sequence ATGCTGGCAGGAATGGAGAAGGAGTTGGTGGCGCGGGACGTTGCCGACCCGGCGCCGGCGTCCGGCCAACGCCTGGTCGCGCTCGCCGCGCTTCTGGTCGCCGCGCTGCCGGCGCTGGTGACGGCCTCTCTCGTCTGGGCCGCCCTCGGCCGGCCGCTGCTCTTCCGGCAGGAACGCTGCGGCCTCGGGCAGCGGCCCATCCGGCTGGTCAAGTTCCGGACGATGCAGGATCGGCGCGACGAGGCCGGCCAGCTCCTGCCGGACGTGCAGCGCGAGACGGCGGTCACCCGGTGGATCCGCCGGGTGCGGCTCGACGAGATCCCGCAGCTTCTTTCGATCGCGGCCGGCGACATGAGCTTTGTCGGGCCGCGGCCGCTGAAGCCCGAGACGATCGCCGCCTTCGGTCGCCTCGGCGAGCTGCGCTGCCGGGTCCGGCCGGGGCTCACCGGCTGGGCGCAGGTGAACGGCAATACGCGCCTGACCAATGCCGAGAAGCTGGCGCTCGACATCTGGTATGTCGACCATCGCTCCCTCCGGCTCGATCTCCGCATCCTGGTCCTCACCGTCGTCACCATTCTGGGCGGGGAACGGGTGCGGCCGGCGCCGCTGGCCGAGGCCGAGGCGCATCTCGCCATCCGCGCGGCCGGTCTCGATCGCCCCTTCAGCCGGGAGCCCAGCGCATGA
- a CDS encoding methionyl-tRNA formyltransferase, which translates to MNIAFIGAVEGSAIGLRALLDAGLAPGLVITLPPEAARRHSDYVDLGPLAQAGGGALVHAVDINGPEALAALRAFETDLVLVIGWSQVCRDAFLSVARIGNVGFHPAALPHMRGRAVIPWTILLGKRETAATLFWLDAGVDSGPILLQQMITVRPDETARGLYDKQTEALARMLPEAVALVLKGEAPRVEQDHAKATYCARRTAEDGRIDWREPAEAVLRLIRAVGDPYPGAFTTADGQRLIVDAATRFADSHRFIGLPGQVQSHTPSGFTVRCGDGEAIDITAWRRDGGVTDRPRLHSKLGACLG; encoded by the coding sequence ATGAACATTGCTTTCATCGGCGCCGTCGAAGGCTCGGCGATCGGGCTCCGCGCGCTTCTTGACGCGGGACTGGCGCCCGGCCTGGTGATCACCCTGCCGCCGGAGGCGGCCCGCCGCCATTCCGACTATGTCGATCTTGGCCCGCTGGCGCAGGCCGGCGGCGGCGCGCTGGTGCATGCCGTCGATATCAATGGCCCCGAGGCGCTCGCGGCGCTCCGGGCGTTCGAGACCGACCTCGTGCTGGTGATCGGCTGGTCGCAGGTCTGTCGCGACGCGTTCCTGTCGGTCGCCCGGATCGGCAATGTCGGCTTTCATCCGGCGGCGCTGCCGCATATGCGCGGTCGCGCGGTGATCCCCTGGACCATCCTGCTCGGTAAGCGGGAGACGGCGGCGACCTTGTTCTGGCTCGATGCCGGCGTCGATTCCGGGCCGATCCTGCTGCAGCAGATGATCACGGTCCGCCCCGACGAGACCGCGCGCGGCCTCTATGACAAGCAGACCGAGGCGCTGGCGCGGATGCTGCCGGAGGCGGTCGCGCTCGTCCTGAAGGGCGAGGCGCCCAGGGTCGAGCAGGACCACGCCAAGGCCACCTATTGCGCCAGGCGGACGGCGGAGGACGGCCGGATCGACTGGCGCGAGCCGGCCGAGGCGGTGCTGCGGCTGATCCGGGCGGTGGGCGATCCCTATCCCGGCGCCTTCACCACCGCCGACGGCCAGCGCCTCATCGTCGACGCAGCGACCCGGTTCGCCGACTCGCACCGTTTCATCGGCCTGCCGGGGCAGGTCCAGAGCCACACGCCGTCCGGCTTCACGGTCCGCTGCGGCGATGGCGAGGCGATCGACATCACCGCCTGGCGGCGCGACGGCGGCGTCACGGACCGGCCCCGCCTCCATTCCAAGCTGGGAGCATGCCTCGGATGA
- a CDS encoding Wzz/FepE/Etk N-terminal domain-containing protein, protein MDSSIKFDPNARPGSVEEILAPAKPLHVVGLREMWALLRRHKYFISIFIAVSVALLVIALASMRNSYTATSAIVLERNDTPMLEAVTAMQGDVRDRSAMETEMDIITSRVFIGRVVDAMNLVEHPWFNTYLAAAREAAEPPGFFDRLFGGSNAPAKLPPLTVQRDQAITMLLSKLSATRTGESLAVTIHIISPDPDLSAALANTVANTYVDWSRSLKKEAMTDAVSFLRDRAAQVAARIAQNEREIAEFSRVNELASDVRDDILRQRIDGMNTQLTAARVELAGVRARRDQGRIVQEGGVELEGTTLTSPLLASLRDNKATLMRERAQYASNLGTNHPQVLKADAELASVDAMISSELRHIVDEMSGEEAIISDRVQQLEAQIADLRATLRQRSLAEIRLRELERDLLADQKLHDLVVGRLGGLDPYAEVAKPSARVVSIAAVPTQPSFPQRSRIFAGGLIGATVLAIVLAVMFEALDMRIRSGQRILQIVGAPNLASIPKEARRWFGRRTPTLARLLEGPRSLYTEALRALYLACRVRLPVAKPIILFAAPLPKDGSAAIALGFAYSAAHDGIGTVLIDFDPPAPDRSGLAAVPPGRALGDVLAGSCRLVDAIQPVADVPGLDVITAFETPRGGHADRRVRSDDMRRVIEDLRTSYDMIVIHCAPVLILEDANWLLPFVDAVLLVVRFGRTTEQELTNAVSRLQINHAPLIGTVLNGVEANAQPGQETLGALNHRRQARAYLEV, encoded by the coding sequence ATGGATTCGTCAATCAAATTTGATCCGAATGCACGTCCTGGGTCTGTTGAAGAAATATTAGCGCCGGCCAAACCGCTGCATGTTGTCGGTCTTCGCGAAATGTGGGCGCTGCTGCGCCGGCACAAATACTTTATCTCGATCTTTATCGCGGTCTCCGTCGCGCTGCTCGTCATCGCGCTCGCGTCGATGCGCAACAGCTACACGGCGACGTCGGCGATCGTGCTGGAGCGCAACGACACGCCGATGCTCGAGGCGGTGACGGCGATGCAGGGGGATGTCCGCGACCGCTCGGCCATGGAGACCGAGATGGACATCATCACCTCGCGCGTCTTCATCGGTCGTGTGGTCGATGCGATGAACCTGGTCGAGCACCCCTGGTTCAATACCTATCTCGCGGCTGCGCGCGAGGCGGCCGAACCTCCTGGCTTCTTCGATCGCCTGTTCGGCGGGTCGAACGCGCCCGCCAAGCTGCCGCCGCTCACGGTGCAGCGCGACCAGGCCATCACCATGCTGCTGTCGAAATTGTCGGCGACCCGCACCGGCGAGAGCCTCGCCGTCACGATCCATATCATCAGCCCCGATCCGGACCTTTCGGCGGCGCTCGCCAACACGGTGGCCAACACCTATGTCGACTGGTCGCGCAGCCTGAAGAAGGAGGCGATGACCGATGCGGTCAGCTTCCTGCGCGATCGCGCCGCCCAGGTCGCCGCGCGGATCGCCCAGAACGAGCGCGAGATCGCCGAGTTCAGCCGCGTCAACGAGCTCGCCTCCGACGTGCGCGACGACATCCTGCGCCAGAGGATCGACGGCATGAACACCCAGCTCACCGCGGCGCGGGTCGAGCTTGCCGGCGTCCGCGCCCGGCGCGATCAGGGCCGCATCGTCCAGGAAGGCGGCGTGGAACTCGAGGGAACCACGCTGACGTCGCCGCTGCTCGCGAGCTTGCGCGACAACAAGGCGACGCTGATGCGCGAGCGCGCGCAATATGCGTCCAACCTCGGAACCAACCATCCGCAGGTGCTCAAGGCCGATGCCGAGCTCGCCAGCGTTGACGCCATGATCTCGAGCGAGCTTCGCCACATCGTCGATGAAATGTCGGGCGAGGAGGCGATCATCTCCGATCGCGTGCAGCAGCTCGAGGCGCAGATCGCCGATCTCCGGGCGACGCTGCGCCAGCGCAGCCTGGCGGAGATCCGCCTGCGCGAGCTCGAACGCGATCTCCTGGCCGACCAGAAGCTGCATGATCTGGTCGTCGGGCGCCTTGGCGGGCTCGATCCCTATGCCGAGGTGGCGAAGCCGAGCGCCCGCGTGGTCTCGATCGCCGCGGTGCCGACGCAGCCTTCCTTCCCGCAGCGCAGCCGCATCTTCGCGGGCGGCCTGATCGGCGCGACCGTCCTGGCGATCGTGCTTGCCGTCATGTTCGAGGCGCTCGACATGCGGATCCGGTCCGGCCAGCGCATCCTGCAGATCGTCGGCGCGCCCAATCTGGCCAGCATTCCCAAGGAGGCGCGGCGCTGGTTCGGGCGGCGCACGCCGACGCTGGCGCGGCTGCTGGAAGGGCCGCGCTCGCTTTATACGGAGGCGCTGCGCGCACTCTATCTCGCCTGTCGCGTGCGGCTCCCGGTGGCGAAGCCGATCATATTGTTCGCTGCGCCCCTGCCGAAGGACGGCTCGGCCGCCATCGCGCTCGGCTTTGCCTATTCGGCGGCCCATGACGGGATCGGCACGGTGCTGATCGACTTCGATCCGCCGGCTCCCGACCGTTCAGGCCTTGCCGCCGTTCCGCCCGGCCGTGCGCTGGGCGACGTCCTGGCCGGATCCTGCCGGCTCGTCGACGCCATCCAGCCGGTGGCCGACGTGCCGGGGCTCGATGTGATCACCGCGTTCGAGACGCCGCGGGGCGGCCATGCCGACCGTCGCGTTCGCTCGGACGACATGCGCCGGGTGATCGAGGATCTGCGCACCAGCTACGACATGATCGTCATCCATTGCGCGCCGGTGCTGATCCTCGAAGACGCCAACTGGCTACTGCCCTTCGTCGACGCGGTGCTGCTCGTCGTCCGGTTCGGCCGCACCACGGAGCAGGAGCTCACCAATGCCGTCTCGCGGCTGCAGATCAATCATGCGCCGCTGATCGGCACCGTGCTGAACGGTGTCGAGGCGAATGCGCAGCCCGGGCAGGAGACGCTCGGCGCGCTGAACCATCGCCGGCAGGCGCGGGCCTATCTCGAAGTGTGA
- a CDS encoding PIG-L deacetylase family protein — MTGSLETFGRTLVIAPHPDDEILGAGGTMARLARAGQEVFVAVVTSGQPPDFSAEQVTRVQGEAARAHALLGVRQTLWLGQPAAQLFDTPHAQLNAALRKVVLDLNPTTLIIPFVGDIHADHQLTFLSAMVAARPHQAEFPATILAYETLSETNWNAPYVTPGFLPNVFIDVNETLTTKIEAMQMFASQLRPFPHERSVEALTALAMLRGASVHCRAAEAFVLVRHVIRA; from the coding sequence ATGACGGGTTCGCTGGAAACCTTCGGCCGCACACTGGTGATCGCGCCGCATCCCGACGACGAGATCCTCGGCGCCGGCGGCACCATGGCGCGCCTCGCCAGGGCCGGCCAGGAGGTGTTCGTCGCCGTGGTCACCAGCGGCCAGCCGCCGGACTTCTCGGCCGAGCAGGTGACGCGGGTGCAGGGGGAGGCGGCGCGGGCGCATGCGCTGCTCGGTGTCCGCCAGACGCTCTGGCTCGGCCAGCCGGCCGCGCAGCTGTTCGACACGCCGCATGCCCAGCTGAACGCCGCGTTGCGCAAGGTCGTGCTCGACCTCAACCCGACGACGCTGATCATTCCCTTCGTCGGCGACATCCACGCCGACCACCAGCTGACCTTCCTGTCGGCGATGGTCGCGGCGCGGCCGCACCAGGCGGAATTCCCGGCGACCATCCTCGCCTATGAGACGCTGTCGGAGACCAACTGGAACGCACCCTATGTGACGCCCGGTTTCCTGCCGAACGTCTTCATCGACGTCAACGAAACGCTGACAACGAAGATCGAGGCGATGCAGATGTTCGCCTCGCAGCTCCGTCCCTTTCCGCATGAGCGGTCGGTCGAGGCGCTTACGGCGCTCGCCATGCTGCGCGGCGCCTCGGTGCACTGCCGCGCCGCCGAAGCCTTTGTTCTCGTGAGGCATGTGATCCGCGCCTGA